The Glycine max cultivar Williams 82 chromosome 12, Glycine_max_v4.0, whole genome shotgun sequence genome window below encodes:
- the LOC100777451 gene encoding WD repeat-containing protein 55 has translation MEISLGKLAFDIDFHPSDNLVAAGLITGHLHLYRYSPHTVPVRLLEVHAHTESCRAARFINGGRALLTGSPDCSILAIDVETGSTIARVDNAHESAVNRLINLTESTVASGDDDGCIKVWDTRERSCCNSFNVHEDYISDITFASDAMKLLATSGDGTLSVCNLRRNTVQARSEFSEDELLSVVLMKNGRKVVCGSQTGIILLYSWGCFKDCSDRFTDLSSNSIDAMLKLDEDRIITGSENGIINLVGILPNRVIQPIAEHSEYPVECLAFSHDRKFLGSIAHDQMLKLWDLDNILPGSRNTQTNESGVIDSDDDEMDVDGNKRKNGHAVGGSNNFFADL, from the exons ATGGAGATAAGTTTGGGGAAACTTGCATTTGACATTGATTTTCATCCCTCAGATAATCTTGTTGCCGCCGGTCTAATTACCGGCCACCTTCACCT ATACCGTTATAGCCCTCATACTGTCCCTGTGAG gcTGTTGGAAGTTCATGCTCACACTGAGTCTTGCAGGGCTGCTCGATTCATCAACGGTGGACGTG caCTCTTAACGGGTTCTCCGGATTGCTCAATACTGGCTATAGATGTGGAAACTGGTTCTACAATTGCCCGGGTTGATAATGCTCACGA ATCTGCGGTCAATAGATTGATAAACCTGACTGAGTCAACTGTTGCCTCAGGAGATGATGATGGTTGTATAAAG GTATGGGATACCAGAGAACGCTCTTGTTGCAATTCTTTTAATGTCCATGAAGATTACATTTCAGACATTACTTTTGCATCTGATGCAATGAAACTGTTGGCAACAAG TGGAGATGGGACTCTGTCTGTTTGCAATCTTCGAAGAAATACA GTGCAAGCTCGATCAGAATTTTCGGAAGATGAGTTGCTGTCTGTTGTTTTAATGAAG AATGGTAGGAAAGTTGTATGCGGATCACAAACTGGAATCATTCTATTGTATTCATGGGGATGCTTCAAGGATTGTAG TGATCGATTTACTGATCTTTCTTCGAACTCTATTGATGCAATGTTGAAG CTTGATGAAGATAGGATTATTACTGGATCAGAGAATGGGATTATCAA CCTGGTTGGGATATTACCTAACAGAGTCATCCAGCCAATAGCAGAACACTCAGAGTATCCTGTTGAGTGTCTTG CATTTTCTCATGATAGGAAGTTCCTTGGAAGCATTGCTCATGATCAAATGTTGAAG CTATGGGACTTGGATAATATACTGCCAGGTTCAAGAAACACACAAACAAATGAAAGTGGAGTGATTGATAGTGACGATGATGAGATGGATGTTGATG GGAACAAGAGAAAGAATGGGCATGCTGTAGGTGGTTCGAACAACTTCTTTGCAGATTTATAG